In Cheilinus undulatus linkage group 16, ASM1832078v1, whole genome shotgun sequence, one DNA window encodes the following:
- the eomesa gene encoding eomesodermin homolog a isoform X2, with protein sequence MQLENILPSASINLPKTFYNLSSSDSANNSPRPSSQLEYQEVERTESESSAPKKYLGNGMLGEGEGDSFTKPGPDGRKGSPVLGEDELTSARRYNIDELGSDRYFISSSQASTDMASPCSLFPYAGQTGSVYTGSSSSRYPASLHYGSVLPPTGFSSSSVCTGRSQFSSGGYQFSQGPGCLYPSYPGTGTGIGSMSLPGSAAGARAQVYLCNRPLWLKFHRHQTEMIITKQGRRMFPFLSFNITGLNLTAHYNVFVEIVLADPNHWRFQGGKWVTCGKADNNMQGNKMYVHPESPNTGAHWMRQEISFGKLKLTNNKGANNNNTQMIVLQSLHKYQPRLHIVEVTEDGVEDMSNEARTQTFTFPENQFIAVTAYQNTDITQLKIDHNPFAKGFRDNYDSMYTAPESDRLTPSPTDSPRSTQIVPGARYAMQPFFQDQFVNNLPQNRFYTGERAVPQTNSLLSPQSEDASAAAASAQRWFVPPVQQPGSNKLDLSYENDYSTSSLLSYGIKPLSLQTSHALSYYPDSAFASMAAGWGTRSSYQRKMTTGLPWSPRPSPPAFPEDQLGVTKDKLPEESAPPASTWIETSHSLKSVDSTDSGVYSVVCKRRRMSPGGSSTENSPTIKCEDLTTEEYNKDNPKGAKA encoded by the exons ATGCAGCTAGAGAACATCCTGCCCAGCGCGAGCATCAATTTACCCAAAACCTTTTACAACCTCTCTTCGTCGGACAGTGCCAACAACAGCCCGAGGCCGTCATCGCAGCTCGAGTACCAAGAAGTGGAACGGACGGAATCAGAGTCCAGCGCACCCAAGAAGTACCTGGGTAACGGGATGCTGGGTGAGGGAGAGGGGGACTCTTTCACAAAGCCCGGGCCCGATGGGAGGAAAGGCTCCCCGGTGCTGGGTGAGGACGAGCTGACGAGCGCGCGCCGGTACAACATAGACGAACTTGGCTCTGACAGAtacttcatctcctcctcccaAGCGAGTACCGACATGGCGAGCCCCTGCTCCCTATTCCCCTACGCAGGACAGACCGGGTCGGTGTACACCGGCTCCAGCAGCTCAAGATACCCGGCTTCGCTTCATTATGGATCCGTCCTGCCGCCGACAGGCTTCTCCTCCTCGTCTGTGTGCACCGGCCGGAGCCAGTTTAGCAGCGGAGGGTACCAGTTCAGCCAGGGGCCAGGCTGTTTGTACCCGTCCTATCCTGGGACAGGGACGGGGATCGGATCCATGTCTCTGCCGGGGTCTGCAGCCGGAGCGAGGGCGCAGGTTTATCTCTGTAACCGGCCTTTGTGGCTCAAGTTCCACCGGCATCAGACCGAGATGATCATCACCAAGCAGGGCAG gCGGATGTTCCCATtcctcagtttcaacatcacTGGACTCAACCTCACGGCCCATTACAACGTCTTTGTAGAAATTGTTTTGGCTGACCCGAATCACTGGCGCTTTCAGGGAGGAAAGTGGGTCACTTGTGGAAAAGCAGACAATAATATGCAAG GTAACAAAATGTACGTCCATCCTGAATCTCCAAACACTGGCGCTCACTGGATGAGGCAAGAAATCTCTTTTGGTAAATTGAAGCTGACCAACAATAAAGgagcaaacaacaacaacacacag ATGATTGTCTTGCAGTCGCTTCACAAATACCAACCGCGGCTGCACATTGTCGAGGTGACAGAAGACGGAGTGGAAGACATGAGCAATGAGGCCAGAACTCAAACCTTCACCTTCCCAGAGAACCAGTTTATAGCGGTCACTGCTTACCAGAACACAGAT atCACACAGCTCAAGATAGATCACAACCCCTTTGCAAAAGGCTTCCGGGACAACTATGACTC GATGTACACAGCCCCAGAGAGTGACAGGCTGACACCATCCCCCACAGACTCTCCTCGCTCCACCCAAATTGTCCCAGGTGCTCGCTATGCCATGCAGCCCTTTTTTCAGGACCAGTTTGTCAACAACCTGCCTCAGAACCGCTTCTACACCGGCGAAAGGGCAGTCCCCCAAACAAACAGCCTTCTCTCCCCGCAGAGTGAGGATGccagtgctgctgctgcctctgctcagcGCTGGTTTGTCCCCCCAGTTCAGCAGCCGGGCTCCAACAAGCTGGACCTGTCGTATGAGAATGACTACTCCACCAGCAGCCTGCTCTCCTACGGCATCAaacctctctctctgcagacatCGCACGCCCTCAGCTACTACCCCGACTCGGCCTTTGCCTCCATGGCCGCCGGATGGGGCACCAGAAGCTCTTACCAGCGCAAGATGACCACAGGTCTGCCCTGGTCACCTCGTCCGAGTCCCCCAGCCTTCCCTGAGGACCAATTGGGGGTTACAAAAGACAAGCTGCCTGAGGAGAGTGCGCCACCTGCTTCAACCTGGATCGAGACATCCCACTCACTGAAATCGGTGGACTCTACCGACTCGGGCGTGTACTCGGTGGTGTGCAAGAGACGCAGAATGTCTCCTGGGGGCTCGAGCACAGAGAACTCCCCGACTATCAAGTGTGAGGACTTGACCACAGAAGAGTACAACAAGGACAACCCAAAAG GTGCCAAAGCTTAG
- the eomesa gene encoding eomesodermin homolog a isoform X1, with product MQLENILPSASINLPKTFYNLSSSDSANNSPRPSSQLEYQEVERTESESSAPKKYLGNGMLGEGEGDSFTKPGPDGRKGSPVLGEDELTSARRYNIDELGSDRYFISSSQASTDMASPCSLFPYAGQTGSVYTGSSSSRYPASLHYGSVLPPTGFSSSSVCTGRSQFSSGGYQFSQGPGCLYPSYPGTGTGIGSMSLPGSAAGARAQVYLCNRPLWLKFHRHQTEMIITKQGRRMFPFLSFNITGLNLTAHYNVFVEIVLADPNHWRFQGGKWVTCGKADNNMQGNKMYVHPESPNTGAHWMRQEISFGKLKLTNNKGANNNNTQMIVLQSLHKYQPRLHIVEVTEDGVEDMSNEARTQTFTFPENQFIAVTAYQNTDITQLKIDHNPFAKGFRDNYDSMYTAPESDRLTPSPTDSPRSTQIVPGARYAMQPFFQDQFVNNLPQNRFYTGERAVPQTNSLLSPQSEDASAAAASAQRWFVPPVQQPGSNKLDLSYENDYSTSSLLSYGIKPLSLQTSHALSYYPDSAFASMAAGWGTRSSYQRKMTTGLPWSPRPSPPAFPEDQLGVTKDKLPEESAPPASTWIETSHSLKSVDSTDSGVYSVVCKRRRMSPGGSSTENSPTIKCEDLTTEEYNKDNPKGMGYYAFYTSP from the exons ATGCAGCTAGAGAACATCCTGCCCAGCGCGAGCATCAATTTACCCAAAACCTTTTACAACCTCTCTTCGTCGGACAGTGCCAACAACAGCCCGAGGCCGTCATCGCAGCTCGAGTACCAAGAAGTGGAACGGACGGAATCAGAGTCCAGCGCACCCAAGAAGTACCTGGGTAACGGGATGCTGGGTGAGGGAGAGGGGGACTCTTTCACAAAGCCCGGGCCCGATGGGAGGAAAGGCTCCCCGGTGCTGGGTGAGGACGAGCTGACGAGCGCGCGCCGGTACAACATAGACGAACTTGGCTCTGACAGAtacttcatctcctcctcccaAGCGAGTACCGACATGGCGAGCCCCTGCTCCCTATTCCCCTACGCAGGACAGACCGGGTCGGTGTACACCGGCTCCAGCAGCTCAAGATACCCGGCTTCGCTTCATTATGGATCCGTCCTGCCGCCGACAGGCTTCTCCTCCTCGTCTGTGTGCACCGGCCGGAGCCAGTTTAGCAGCGGAGGGTACCAGTTCAGCCAGGGGCCAGGCTGTTTGTACCCGTCCTATCCTGGGACAGGGACGGGGATCGGATCCATGTCTCTGCCGGGGTCTGCAGCCGGAGCGAGGGCGCAGGTTTATCTCTGTAACCGGCCTTTGTGGCTCAAGTTCCACCGGCATCAGACCGAGATGATCATCACCAAGCAGGGCAG gCGGATGTTCCCATtcctcagtttcaacatcacTGGACTCAACCTCACGGCCCATTACAACGTCTTTGTAGAAATTGTTTTGGCTGACCCGAATCACTGGCGCTTTCAGGGAGGAAAGTGGGTCACTTGTGGAAAAGCAGACAATAATATGCAAG GTAACAAAATGTACGTCCATCCTGAATCTCCAAACACTGGCGCTCACTGGATGAGGCAAGAAATCTCTTTTGGTAAATTGAAGCTGACCAACAATAAAGgagcaaacaacaacaacacacag ATGATTGTCTTGCAGTCGCTTCACAAATACCAACCGCGGCTGCACATTGTCGAGGTGACAGAAGACGGAGTGGAAGACATGAGCAATGAGGCCAGAACTCAAACCTTCACCTTCCCAGAGAACCAGTTTATAGCGGTCACTGCTTACCAGAACACAGAT atCACACAGCTCAAGATAGATCACAACCCCTTTGCAAAAGGCTTCCGGGACAACTATGACTC GATGTACACAGCCCCAGAGAGTGACAGGCTGACACCATCCCCCACAGACTCTCCTCGCTCCACCCAAATTGTCCCAGGTGCTCGCTATGCCATGCAGCCCTTTTTTCAGGACCAGTTTGTCAACAACCTGCCTCAGAACCGCTTCTACACCGGCGAAAGGGCAGTCCCCCAAACAAACAGCCTTCTCTCCCCGCAGAGTGAGGATGccagtgctgctgctgcctctgctcagcGCTGGTTTGTCCCCCCAGTTCAGCAGCCGGGCTCCAACAAGCTGGACCTGTCGTATGAGAATGACTACTCCACCAGCAGCCTGCTCTCCTACGGCATCAaacctctctctctgcagacatCGCACGCCCTCAGCTACTACCCCGACTCGGCCTTTGCCTCCATGGCCGCCGGATGGGGCACCAGAAGCTCTTACCAGCGCAAGATGACCACAGGTCTGCCCTGGTCACCTCGTCCGAGTCCCCCAGCCTTCCCTGAGGACCAATTGGGGGTTACAAAAGACAAGCTGCCTGAGGAGAGTGCGCCACCTGCTTCAACCTGGATCGAGACATCCCACTCACTGAAATCGGTGGACTCTACCGACTCGGGCGTGTACTCGGTGGTGTGCAAGAGACGCAGAATGTCTCCTGGGGGCTCGAGCACAGAGAACTCCCCGACTATCAAGTGTGAGGACTTGACCACAGAAGAGTACAACAAGGACAACCCAAAAGGCATGGGTTATTATGCATTCTACACAAGCCCCTaa
- the eomesa gene encoding eomesodermin homolog a isoform X3, with amino-acid sequence MLGEGEGDSFTKPGPDGRKGSPVLGEDELTSARRYNIDELGSDRYFISSSQASTDMASPCSLFPYAGQTGSVYTGSSSSRYPASLHYGSVLPPTGFSSSSVCTGRSQFSSGGYQFSQGPGCLYPSYPGTGTGIGSMSLPGSAAGARAQVYLCNRPLWLKFHRHQTEMIITKQGRRMFPFLSFNITGLNLTAHYNVFVEIVLADPNHWRFQGGKWVTCGKADNNMQGNKMYVHPESPNTGAHWMRQEISFGKLKLTNNKGANNNNTQMIVLQSLHKYQPRLHIVEVTEDGVEDMSNEARTQTFTFPENQFIAVTAYQNTDITQLKIDHNPFAKGFRDNYDSMYTAPESDRLTPSPTDSPRSTQIVPGARYAMQPFFQDQFVNNLPQNRFYTGERAVPQTNSLLSPQSEDASAAAASAQRWFVPPVQQPGSNKLDLSYENDYSTSSLLSYGIKPLSLQTSHALSYYPDSAFASMAAGWGTRSSYQRKMTTGLPWSPRPSPPAFPEDQLGVTKDKLPEESAPPASTWIETSHSLKSVDSTDSGVYSVVCKRRRMSPGGSSTENSPTIKCEDLTTEEYNKDNPKGMGYYAFYTSP; translated from the exons ATGCTGGGTGAGGGAGAGGGGGACTCTTTCACAAAGCCCGGGCCCGATGGGAGGAAAGGCTCCCCGGTGCTGGGTGAGGACGAGCTGACGAGCGCGCGCCGGTACAACATAGACGAACTTGGCTCTGACAGAtacttcatctcctcctcccaAGCGAGTACCGACATGGCGAGCCCCTGCTCCCTATTCCCCTACGCAGGACAGACCGGGTCGGTGTACACCGGCTCCAGCAGCTCAAGATACCCGGCTTCGCTTCATTATGGATCCGTCCTGCCGCCGACAGGCTTCTCCTCCTCGTCTGTGTGCACCGGCCGGAGCCAGTTTAGCAGCGGAGGGTACCAGTTCAGCCAGGGGCCAGGCTGTTTGTACCCGTCCTATCCTGGGACAGGGACGGGGATCGGATCCATGTCTCTGCCGGGGTCTGCAGCCGGAGCGAGGGCGCAGGTTTATCTCTGTAACCGGCCTTTGTGGCTCAAGTTCCACCGGCATCAGACCGAGATGATCATCACCAAGCAGGGCAG gCGGATGTTCCCATtcctcagtttcaacatcacTGGACTCAACCTCACGGCCCATTACAACGTCTTTGTAGAAATTGTTTTGGCTGACCCGAATCACTGGCGCTTTCAGGGAGGAAAGTGGGTCACTTGTGGAAAAGCAGACAATAATATGCAAG GTAACAAAATGTACGTCCATCCTGAATCTCCAAACACTGGCGCTCACTGGATGAGGCAAGAAATCTCTTTTGGTAAATTGAAGCTGACCAACAATAAAGgagcaaacaacaacaacacacag ATGATTGTCTTGCAGTCGCTTCACAAATACCAACCGCGGCTGCACATTGTCGAGGTGACAGAAGACGGAGTGGAAGACATGAGCAATGAGGCCAGAACTCAAACCTTCACCTTCCCAGAGAACCAGTTTATAGCGGTCACTGCTTACCAGAACACAGAT atCACACAGCTCAAGATAGATCACAACCCCTTTGCAAAAGGCTTCCGGGACAACTATGACTC GATGTACACAGCCCCAGAGAGTGACAGGCTGACACCATCCCCCACAGACTCTCCTCGCTCCACCCAAATTGTCCCAGGTGCTCGCTATGCCATGCAGCCCTTTTTTCAGGACCAGTTTGTCAACAACCTGCCTCAGAACCGCTTCTACACCGGCGAAAGGGCAGTCCCCCAAACAAACAGCCTTCTCTCCCCGCAGAGTGAGGATGccagtgctgctgctgcctctgctcagcGCTGGTTTGTCCCCCCAGTTCAGCAGCCGGGCTCCAACAAGCTGGACCTGTCGTATGAGAATGACTACTCCACCAGCAGCCTGCTCTCCTACGGCATCAaacctctctctctgcagacatCGCACGCCCTCAGCTACTACCCCGACTCGGCCTTTGCCTCCATGGCCGCCGGATGGGGCACCAGAAGCTCTTACCAGCGCAAGATGACCACAGGTCTGCCCTGGTCACCTCGTCCGAGTCCCCCAGCCTTCCCTGAGGACCAATTGGGGGTTACAAAAGACAAGCTGCCTGAGGAGAGTGCGCCACCTGCTTCAACCTGGATCGAGACATCCCACTCACTGAAATCGGTGGACTCTACCGACTCGGGCGTGTACTCGGTGGTGTGCAAGAGACGCAGAATGTCTCCTGGGGGCTCGAGCACAGAGAACTCCCCGACTATCAAGTGTGAGGACTTGACCACAGAAGAGTACAACAAGGACAACCCAAAAGGCATGGGTTATTATGCATTCTACACAAGCCCCTaa